CACTCCGCTATATACCTTACTCCCTAACCTGATCAACCGAATCTATCAACACATCAGCACGAGGATAACTTTCGTTACCGCGCCGCGTGCCTTCTTTATCGTCAATCAATACCAATACCACCGGCACCGCGCACCGATTCTAACCTAACTTGCTGGTGCTAGCCTACCACACCAGACAGTCACAGTATACGACGGCTGTTAGGCTACCATCAACATCCACAGGGTCTGTCATGTGCAGTCACAGGTGAGGAGCCTCCAAAGCCTCTTCGTCCGCCTGCCGATTTTATCCAGCTTCTTCATGACAATGGCGAGGAGGTGATGGTGGTATGGGACCCCGGCAAGCTGCCCTCCATGGCTCTGTGTAGTCTCGCCGCCACCTGAATGCACACCAGGTTCTCCCCTCTGAAGCGCAAGCCCGTTGGTTCCGCCGCTTTTGTGCAGGTAGAAATTTCTGCCGCCCACTTCGCCGATCTTGTCGTTCTTGTTTAAACCTGTCAGAGAGAAAAACTCAAGATGTTAATTGCCCACTCGATCGAAGTAAAATTTTGAAATGCTGATTTCATAACTTTTAGTCCCTTGGGCTGAGCAACCAAATTTTGGGTGAAGCCTGAAGAAGCTCGCTTCATACACTTTTCAGAGTAGTAATAATTTTAGAAGTCCTTGCATACATGATCTAAAAAAAGTCGTTACATAGAACTAGTAGTAGTACCAAATAAGTTTGTCTACATCCTAATCCGTAACGATTGGTCTATATTACATTGCTGAATCCTTAAAGAATGAAGTGGTGGGAGAAACAAATTTCAGGCAAGACAAAAATGAGTAAACCAAATAGCCAGATGTCACATGAACAAAGACGGTTTGTCAGAGACTTACCCCATACTAACTAACAAAATTACTAAACATCATTAGTAGTTCTTGACATATTCTGAATTACGGATGATTCAAACATCCCATAACACATGAATGGTGCAGAACTTGCTGTGACAGTGACACAACTTGAAAATGGTTTGTCTCACAAACAACAGAATCAAACAACCACATCTTTAGCAACAGAAAACTGGACTAATCCCCATTTGATCGGCAAATTGGCATGGCATATTCCGTTCATTAAATTAAGTCAAAATGATGAATGGCTAGCTTACTCTGGAGGGAGAAGTGAGAGTGATGTAGCTGGAAGGACTCGGCGGAGGCCGGGTCCAGCCGGGGGCTCCTCCCCTCCCGGTGGTACCTCTCCACCACCGCGGCGATGGCGTCCCGGATGCTGGAGCCGAGGCTGACCATCGCCCTCACCGGCCCCGCGCTCCCCTCCACCGTCACGTTCACCACCACCTTCGCCTCCTACGTACAGAGAAAACCCATCCAGTTCACTCCGCGAACCAAAACGAATGCGCGCGCCGCGCTCCTCAGTTCACGGACCGTACCGTACCTCCCAGGGCGTGCGACGATCGGGCGGCAGCAGCAGGGAGGAGGAGGCGAAGGGGGAGTCCGGCGCGAGGACGTCGTAGCAGGTGAGCGGGCGgttgatcggcggcggcggcggggacggcggatGGGTCACGGGGTGGATGCGGGCGTCGTCGCGCCACCAGAGCGCCGGCTCGGAGGCGGAGCGCGTGAGCGCCCTCTTCCCCTCGGCCCGCCTCCGCGACCGCGGTCCCTGCGCCAGCTGCACCGGCAGCCGGAGCCTCTGCCCGGCGCCTGCGCCGCCGCTGGTCCCGCCCCGGCGCGTCGGCGAGGAGGAGGGCCCCGGCCGGACGCCGGCGATGCGCGGGcggctcctcttcctcccctgctgCATCTTGTCTGGCTGGTCGACGAGACGatcgtgcgcgcgcgcgcgtgtgtggagTGGAGTGCAGTTTGGGGTTTGGAGATTGTTGCGTTGCGTTGGTCGGTGGTGGTGTGTGTCGTCGGGTGGCCGCAACCTCCGGTTTGCCGACACGGCGAGCTTCTTTATGCTTTGGACAACTCGGGAGAGGAGAGTTGATGAGAGGAGGAAGCTTCGCGGCGGGTGCCGCCCCTGTGTAGACCCGGTGCACGGGACGCGGCGGAGCCCGGGCGCGGCGTGTCGCCGGGGGATAGGGTCGTCGCGTGAGCCGGGAGAAGGGACGGCACACCGGAAGGAAACCGGGCGAAGGAAGGCGTTGGATTCTCCGCGTGCGGCGCGGGTGGGCGTCACGACTCACGAGACAGTGCAGGGTCGTGCAGGAAGGAAGGGTTCAGTCAGGAACTCAGGATTCGTTGCTTGTGGGTGCAAACCAAGATTTGGTCCGGGTATAGTGTGGGTCGTTTTCGTCTTCGCGGTTTGGACGGTGGCGGACCGGGACAAATTAAGGGCCCGCGGCGGTCGTGCGTCGGTGTGTGTCAAAGTCAACCGAtcctctttttttaaaaaaaaaataaaacaCTCCACGCCATTCTTATTCTAATGATGTATCCATGACATCGCGATAAATTAAAAACAATGTTAATTACATTAATTGTAATTAACTTTTTTTGAAATATACTCCCTCCGCTAAAGGGGGTTAATTACATTAAATGTATTTTATTCTAGCAGCAACACTAATTTCACTAATTGCATTTTATCTTGGAACGAACATTCATAGCACAAATAATCTTCATGATGGCATGGCATATTATGCTTgtttcctccccctccccctcccccctcaaACATATCAGGCTACTCGTcgtgggagtatcatatactagtatcatgcacatgATATTAGTGTAAAATACTACTTTTATAATGCACAatgtcatatattagtatcatagatgatcatatttattgacatgcatgacagaaaatagcatatcatttaacatgatacggtatctacctatgttactccaatTTTTTTTTAATTCTCTGCAACATCAGCATTTTTGCTATTCCTGAGTGCATGATACCGACTAAGATACCATCACTATGGCTAGCCCCAGGCCACAACAAATTCTAAGAATAAAAAGGGCGAGAGGTAGGTTCTTCATGCACAAATGAGGACGAAGCTCGCGTTAGGAACTACATGGATGTCAAAAGTCGCCAGAGTCCAGTAACATCACTTGGTCAATCCATCCAATCGGCCGTGCATAAGGAGGGTTGAAGGTAGCACATAGAGCTCGACCGGAGTATTTGGGAAGcatcaacgcacaggacaatgAACCATACGTTCGAGCCAAAACCTTATAGCACTGAGAAGCTAAAACCGAAGGACACACCACATCTATTAAGTGGAGAAATGAGAGTGCCGCTTCGGGAAGTGTTCCATCTGACAACATGTATGCTGGTGAGAGGAAATTAAGCCCGCCGCTAGCCACCGCTCCCGCCGCTAGCCACCCGGCTCCGGCGTCCACCGCCCCGCgtcggtggccactccggccccgccGCCCACCTCCAGCCATGCGCTCCCCCTTCCCTCCGGCCGAGGGCCGCTCGCGCTCTGACCGCTGGCTCGACTCGAGCCCCTCCTCTGCCGGGACCGCCGACGCAAGACCGACGTCCTACCTCGAGGCCCTCCGCAGCTCCCCTGCCTCCCCAACGGCGGCCGGCTCGCAGCCCTCGCCGCCGCCTGCGCGCCCCCCCTGCGCTCTGAGATCTGTCGGGTCATGGAGGCGGATGGCCCCGACGGCTGGCACCTTGCGCGTGGCCGCAAACGCCCCCGCTCCCTCCGACCGCGGCGCCCTTGCCGGGGTCCTGCCGACGCGCCCCGTCGACCGCCGTCGTGGCTCCGGGAGGGGGAGTGCCCTAGGTGCTTCAGCACCAGCCACCCGCGCTCGGAGTGCCGCCGGGACATCCGTTGCGGCCGCTGCCGCTGCTTCGGGCACAAGGTCCNNNNNNNNNNNNNNNNNNNNNNNNNNNNNNNNNNNNNNNNNNNNNNNNNNNNNNNNNNNNNNNNNNNNNNNNNNNNNNNNNNNNNNNNNNNNNNNNNNNNNNNNNNNNNNNNNNNNNNNNNNNNNNNNNNNNNNNNNNNNNNNNNNNNNNNNNNNNNNNNNNNNNNNNNNNNNNNNNNNNNNNNNNNNNNNNNNNNNNNNNNNNNNNNNNNNNNNNNNNNNNNNNNNNNNNNNNNNNNNNNNNNNNNNNNNNNNNNNNNNNNNNNNNNNNNNNNNNNNNNNNNNNNNNNNNNNNNNNNNNNTCGCCGTGTTTCCCCTTCGGGGTCCGGCACCCCACTCGCCCCCCGAGTGCTCCGCTCCATCCAGCTCGCGCCCTGCTGCCGCGAGTCCTGGTGATCGTCCCGCGTCCTCCGGGTCGACTGCCGCGGGGTCGCCGTGCTCTGGTGGGTATGCACCCGCGTCCTCCGGGTCGCAGCCCGCCCCTGCTTCGCCGGCGACCTCCGCTTCTGCCGCGTCCACCCCACTCTCCGGCCACACTGCGCGCCGCCCCGCCGGCGCCATCTGCTACCTCCCTCGGTCCGCGGAGCTTGTTGCGGCAGAGCGGGATCTCGAGCGCGCGCTGCTCGCCACGGTCGCTGCACGCCGTTCTGGTGTGTCCAGGGAGGCTGTCTTCGACGCGCTGCGCGCACGCTACGGCCTCGCTGCGCATGAGTTCTCCGCCCACACCCACGCCTCTGACGATTTCCTCATCAAGTTCTCCTCCGCCGCCTCGCACGCACGTGTTGCCGCTGGCGGCCTCCGCACCGGCAACTTCCGCCTGATCTTCACCCCCTGGAGCCTCTCCCGTGACGCTGTTCCGGTGAAGGCGCATTTCCTCGTCTCTGTTGAGATCAAGGGAATCCCCGACCATGCTTGGCACCGGGCTTCTGCCGAGTTCCTTCTCTCGCCATTCTGCCGGGTGGAAAATCTGGCACCGGAGACTAGGAATGCATCTGACATGTCCGTCTTTTGCCTGACCGCCTGGACCACCAATCCGGACGGCATCCCGCGCACCTCGGAGCTCCTCGTGCCGGAGCACGACGCCGTCGAGGAGGATGCCGATCCTGCGTCCGCGGAGCATCTCTCACTTGGTCTGACGCGTTTTCCCGTCGAGATCCATGTCTGGAGCTGCGTCGACTACCGCCgcccctctccgccgcctccccccTCGCCCGCCGACGGGGCCGGTGACTGCGACACCCCCTGGCTCACCCCTTGTTCCTGGTCCCTGGCCGCGCATTCATGAGTTTCCTGAGCATCCCCCCGGTGCGTCTTCCCTCCGGACCTCAGGCAGCG
Above is a window of Triticum dicoccoides isolate Atlit2015 ecotype Zavitan chromosome 5B, WEW_v2.0, whole genome shotgun sequence DNA encoding:
- the LOC119311062 gene encoding uncharacterized protein At4g22758-like; translated protein: MQQGRKRSRPRIAGVRPGPSSSPTRRGGTSGGAGAGQRLRLPVQLAQGPRSRRRAEGKRALTRSASEPALWWRDDARIHPVTHPPSPPPPPINRPLTCYDVLAPDSPFASSSLLLPPDRRTPWEEAKVVVNVTVEGSAGPVRAMVSLGSSIRDAIAAVVERYHREGRSPRLDPASAESFQLHHSHFSLQSLNKNDKIGEVGGRNFYLHKSGGTNGLALQRGEPGVHSGGGETTQSHGGQLAGVPYHHHLLAIVMKKLDKIGRRTKRLWRLLTCDCT